One part of the Pseudemcibacter aquimaris genome encodes these proteins:
- a CDS encoding ABZJ_00895 family protein, whose protein sequence is MQNVIKPNLFKYLCLFSIVYLVVLMTISFAMNLLEIKEIPGLTTTIIMICAAYTAKLFVDNEGRAPHKKEQKILSAGGLVSSYIVSILLTIIYSIFLGMDLGVYVSLFIEMPLLLALPILLFISACYYLAFYIVFGKVAQNMADKIK, encoded by the coding sequence ATGCAGAACGTAATAAAACCAAATTTATTTAAATATTTATGTCTTTTTTCTATCGTATATTTGGTAGTTTTAATGACGATTTCTTTTGCAATGAATTTATTGGAAATTAAAGAAATTCCAGGGCTTACAACAACTATAATTATGATATGTGCTGCTTATACTGCTAAGTTGTTTGTAGATAATGAAGGTCGAGCACCACACAAAAAGGAACAAAAAATATTAAGCGCTGGTGGCCTTGTTTCTTCTTATATAGTGTCCATATTATTGACAATTATTTATAGTATTTTTCTCGGAATGGATTTAGGTGTTTATGTCAGTCTCTTTATAGAAATGCCTTTGTTGTTAGCTCTTCCTATTTTGTTGTTTATATCTGCTTGTTATTATCTTGCTTTTTATATTGTTTTTGGAAAAGTAGCTCAAAACATGGCTGACAAAATAAAATAG
- the bfr gene encoding bacterioferritin, with protein MKGNQKIIDALNSLLTHELSAADQYFIHSQMYEDMGLEALYTRLEHEREEELDHAKMLVERILFLEGKPDVGSRAALNIGDDVPSMLKSDLDYELMVVDALKDVIELCEKERDYQTRQILLKLLEDTEEDHTYWLEKQLGLIEKVGLQNYMQSQMGSAG; from the coding sequence ATGAAAGGTAATCAAAAAATTATTGATGCGTTAAATTCGCTTCTTACTCATGAATTATCAGCAGCAGATCAGTATTTCATTCATTCACAAATGTATGAAGATATGGGGCTAGAGGCATTATATACCCGCCTTGAACATGAACGTGAAGAGGAATTAGACCACGCGAAAATGCTTGTGGAACGTATTCTGTTTCTTGAAGGAAAGCCTGATGTGGGATCACGTGCGGCGCTGAATATCGGGGATGATGTGCCAAGCATGTTAAAAAGCGATCTTGATTATGAACTGATGGTCGTGGATGCGCTTAAGGATGTGATTGAGCTTTGTGAAAAAGAACGCGATTACCAAACACGACAAATCCTTCTTAAGCTTCTTGAGGATACGGAAGAAGACCACACATACTGGCTTGAAAAACAATTAGGCCTGATCGAAAAAGTCGGTCTTCAGAATTACATGCAGTCGCAAATGGGTAGTGCTGGCTAG
- a CDS encoding ABC transporter ATP-binding protein — protein MLDTKSAEEIVFRTDNITKQYGVGELVVHALRGVTMEIPRGEMIVLLGPSGSGKSTFLNIIGGLDQPTSGAVHFEGAVLANMTDKELTYFRRENVGFVFQSYNLVPSLTALENVELITDIAANPMKAEEALAAVELTERLNHFPAQLSGGEQQRVAIARAIVKRPEVLLCDEPTGALDSETGILVLEALQNVNKTYGTTTMIITHNVAIADVADRVIYFADGAVSDVVINENPKPIRDIRW, from the coding sequence ATGCTCGATACAAAAAGTGCAGAAGAAATAGTATTCAGAACCGACAATATCACCAAGCAATATGGCGTTGGTGAACTGGTGGTGCATGCGCTGCGTGGTGTTACGATGGAAATTCCACGCGGTGAAATGATTGTTCTTTTGGGGCCGTCCGGTTCCGGTAAATCAACGTTTTTGAATATTATCGGTGGTCTTGATCAGCCGACAAGTGGCGCAGTTCATTTCGAAGGGGCCGTGCTTGCTAATATGACGGATAAGGAATTAACGTATTTTAGGCGCGAAAATGTCGGTTTCGTGTTCCAAAGTTATAACCTTGTCCCAAGCTTAACGGCGCTTGAAAATGTCGAATTGATCACTGATATCGCGGCCAATCCGATGAAGGCGGAAGAGGCGCTTGCTGCCGTGGAGTTAACAGAGCGCCTTAACCATTTCCCTGCGCAACTTTCTGGTGGTGAACAGCAACGCGTCGCCATCGCCCGTGCCATTGTCAAAAGACCGGAAGTGCTTCTTTGTGATGAACCAACGGGTGCACTTGATAGCGAAACAGGTATTTTGGTTTTGGAAGCGCTGCAGAATGTCAATAAAACATACGGCACGACCACTATGATTATTACCCATAATGTGGCGATTGCGGATGTGGCCGACAGGGTCATTTATTTTGCGGACGGTGCGGTATCGGATGTGGTTATCAATGAAAATCCAAAACCCATTCGTGACATAAGGTGGTGA
- a CDS encoding phytoene desaturase family protein: protein MTQYDAVIIGAGHNGLTAANYLAMGGLKVCVLERRHIVGGAAVTEEFHPGYRNSIASYVVSLLRPEVVEELELKKHGYQPMRLKNSFYPDLNGEYLLLNDDDNHNRREYEKFSKTDYDAQIEYHGIVDKLGAILSKQWLKEPPKLHGGGLTDLISAAKSGMDIYKLDKDTRYRMVQFFIGAPDSIIERWFESDKIKAMIASHCIPANYISLHNPGASLSMLHHSVGELDGHHGAWGIVKGGMGAITQAMAKSAMAKGVEIRTDAAVKKIIVENGVAKGVMLENGKAILARVVATNADPKGAFLNMIGKEHLPETFAKDIAAIRQESASLRMNLALSGLPDFACLPGTEIGEHHKSSISFIDGKDHIERAYRSARAGIPSDPPIIESIIPSASDDTLTDEPGTHVMSLLCKYMPYELADGKNWDDEKERVVKNILDHLTKYIPNLPDILVGWQCLTPLDLERIFGLPRGDICHGKLEPDQLYSVRPHPDAAQYATPVKGFYLCGSGTHPGGGVTGAPGRNAAKRILKDI from the coding sequence GTGACACAATATGATGCGGTGATTATCGGGGCGGGGCATAATGGATTGACGGCCGCCAATTATCTGGCGATGGGGGGATTGAAGGTTTGTGTGCTTGAACGCCGTCATATTGTTGGCGGTGCGGCGGTCACCGAAGAATTCCATCCCGGATACCGAAATTCCATCGCGTCTTATGTGGTCAGCCTGCTACGGCCCGAGGTCGTGGAGGAATTAGAACTTAAAAAACATGGGTATCAACCCATGCGCCTTAAAAATTCATTTTATCCTGATTTGAACGGTGAATATTTGTTGCTGAATGATGATGACAATCATAACAGACGCGAATATGAAAAATTTTCCAAAACCGATTATGACGCGCAAATTGAATATCATGGCATTGTTGATAAGCTGGGTGCGATCCTATCCAAACAATGGCTAAAAGAGCCGCCGAAATTGCATGGCGGCGGGTTAACGGACCTGATCAGCGCGGCGAAATCCGGAATGGATATTTATAAGCTTGATAAAGACACCCGTTACCGCATGGTGCAGTTTTTTATCGGTGCGCCTGATAGTATCATCGAACGCTGGTTTGAAAGTGATAAAATCAAAGCGATGATCGCATCGCACTGTATCCCCGCCAATTATATATCGCTGCATAACCCGGGGGCGAGCCTTTCGATGCTACATCATTCGGTTGGTGAGTTGGATGGTCATCATGGCGCGTGGGGTATCGTAAAGGGCGGCATGGGCGCCATTACGCAAGCCATGGCCAAATCGGCGATGGCAAAGGGCGTTGAAATCAGAACGGATGCGGCCGTGAAGAAAATCATCGTTGAAAATGGTGTGGCGAAAGGCGTGATGCTTGAAAATGGTAAAGCAATTCTCGCCCGTGTTGTCGCCACCAATGCGGACCCAAAGGGCGCCTTTTTAAACATGATCGGTAAAGAACATTTACCGGAAACATTCGCCAAGGATATTGCCGCCATCAGACAGGAATCCGCGTCACTACGCATGAATTTGGCGCTTTCGGGTTTGCCTGATTTTGCCTGTCTGCCGGGCACGGAAATTGGCGAACATCACAAAAGTAGTATTTCATTCATTGACGGCAAAGATCATATCGAGCGTGCCTATAGGTCCGCACGGGCAGGAATACCGTCCGACCCACCAATTATTGAATCGATCATCCCCAGTGCATCAGATGATACATTGACCGATGAACCGGGCACCCATGTCATGAGCTTACTATGTAAATATATGCCTTATGAACTGGCGGATGGGAAAAATTGGGATGATGAAAAAGAACGGGTGGTTAAAAATATCCTTGATCATTTGACGAAATATATTCCGAATTTGCCGGATATTTTGGTGGGATGGCAATGTTTAACGCCACTTGATCTGGAACGAATATTCGGTCTGCCGCGTGGTGATATTTGCCACGGAAAGCTGGAACCGGATCAACTTTATAGCGTCAGACCACACCCCGACGCGGCGCAATATGCCACACCGGTAAAGGGTTTTTATCTTTGTGGATCGGGTACCCATCCCGGCGGCGGTGTGACCGGTGCGCCGGGGCGGAATGCGGCAAAAAGGATTTTAAAAGATATTTAA
- the thpR gene encoding RNA 2',3'-cyclic phosphodiesterase, translating into MSSIISDNKDNNSVRVFVALSLSGEVMDVLKTRSIELQQQLSDFNIRWVPFENYHITLIFIGNVPETDLDQLQLLIKEAVNGVKPFSVTLGDTTLFPPDNEKKGVMIASVENSDALADLQSRLDARFREAGFDLVVRPYRPHVTLSRLRRAKVTEEHLIKTGETFTTDVNQVHLYFTEKRDGRVYNGILRTVDL; encoded by the coding sequence ATGTCATCTATAATATCCGATAACAAAGACAATAATTCGGTACGCGTTTTTGTTGCTTTATCACTTAGTGGTGAAGTGATGGACGTATTAAAAACGCGTTCAATTGAATTGCAGCAACAGCTGTCTGATTTTAATATCCGCTGGGTGCCGTTTGAAAATTATCATATAACGTTGATTTTCATTGGAAATGTACCAGAAACCGATCTCGATCAATTACAGTTACTGATTAAAGAGGCGGTAAACGGTGTTAAACCATTTTCAGTAACACTTGGTGATACAACGTTATTCCCGCCGGATAATGAAAAAAAAGGGGTTATGATTGCATCCGTTGAAAATTCTGATGCGCTTGCTGATTTGCAATCACGTCTTGATGCAAGATTTCGCGAAGCAGGGTTTGATTTGGTGGTACGTCCTTATAGGCCGCATGTCACACTTTCCAGGTTAAGGCGGGCAAAAGTGACGGAAGAACATTTAATTAAAACAGGTGAAACGTTCACGACTGACGTAAATCAGGTGCATTTATATTTCACAGAAAAACGGGACGGTCGGGTTTATAACGGGATACTCAGGACGGTTGATCTTTGA
- a CDS encoding P1 family peptidase, protein MKIIYFSFIYLGLVVFSNAQDNVRARDLGVPFDGKTGLYNAITDVAGIEVGHKTIIRGEGDLVVGEGPVRTGVTAILPRGRGAILSDQDNDYKYKPVFAGWYSLNGNGEMTGTTWVEESGFLGGAIAITNTHSVGIVHDALIEWEIENGIVNPLSGEPGVFWSLPVVAETWDGSLNDINGFHVTKEDAFEALNNAKPGPVAEGNVGGGTGMVTHQFKGGIGTSSRVLSEEQGGYTVGVLVQSNYGIRDTLTIAGVPVGKEITDLMPERGGPQNQPYGSIIVTVATDAPLLPHQLKRIARRVPMGIAKVGGYASNGSGDIFIAFSTANEGAFHRDKNTNVEMMSNDDMGPLFLATIQATEEAIINAMVAAETMVGRDYITIHELPHDRLREVLKKYNRLEE, encoded by the coding sequence ATGAAAATTATCTATTTTTCTTTTATTTATTTGGGGTTGGTGGTTTTTTCTAATGCGCAGGATAATGTGCGTGCGCGCGATCTTGGGGTGCCTTTTGATGGTAAGACGGGTCTTTATAATGCCATCACTGATGTCGCCGGTATCGAAGTTGGTCATAAAACAATTATCCGTGGCGAAGGGGATCTTGTGGTTGGTGAAGGTCCTGTGCGAACAGGGGTAACGGCAATCCTTCCACGTGGTCGTGGTGCAATCCTGTCTGATCAGGACAATGACTATAAATATAAACCAGTATTTGCAGGATGGTATAGCCTTAATGGTAATGGTGAGATGACAGGAACAACATGGGTTGAAGAAAGTGGTTTTCTAGGCGGTGCCATCGCAATCACGAATACACATAGTGTCGGTATCGTCCATGATGCCCTGATTGAATGGGAAATTGAAAACGGTATTGTTAATCCATTAAGCGGTGAACCCGGGGTGTTCTGGTCACTTCCTGTTGTTGCGGAAACATGGGACGGAAGCTTGAATGATATTAATGGTTTCCACGTCACTAAAGAAGACGCGTTCGAAGCTCTTAATAATGCAAAGCCCGGCCCTGTTGCAGAAGGGAATGTCGGAGGTGGGACAGGAATGGTTACCCATCAATTTAAAGGCGGTATCGGTACATCATCACGCGTATTATCAGAAGAGCAGGGTGGATATACAGTTGGTGTGCTTGTTCAATCCAACTATGGAATACGTGATACGCTGACCATCGCAGGGGTTCCTGTGGGTAAGGAAATCACAGATTTAATGCCGGAACGTGGTGGGCCGCAAAATCAACCATATGGTTCGATCATCGTTACGGTGGCAACAGATGCGCCGCTATTGCCACATCAGTTAAAGCGTATCGCAAGACGCGTACCAATGGGAATTGCCAAGGTTGGTGGTTATGCATCTAATGGATCAGGTGATATTTTTATTGCCTTTTCAACGGCCAATGAAGGGGCATTTCACCGTGATAAAAATACGAATGTGGAAATGATGTCCAATGATGATATGGGGCCGTTATTTCTTGCAACCATCCAGGCAACAGAAGAAGCCATTATCAATGCAATGGTTGCCGCAGAAACCATGGTGGGCCGCGATTATATCACCATTCATGAATTACCCCATGACCGCCTTCGCGAAGTATTAAAAAAGTATAATAGATTAGAGGAATAA
- a CDS encoding EAL domain-containing protein — protein sequence MARIPDRFLGFAFSVGDILIETDRDFNIKSIDGAASDIGLSKEFDEKICFLDLMNSNDQKDFLAITLPLKPANRIGPANFRIGKDKDSKRKFSLFINKLPEYPNRIFISLVSSYRLNRNNSRQQVTDTKSETENLLGKIENILTEYQGQDKNLNITLMETKDTENLKEQDLDNLNHLLKKYSTGGNTAGRLADNRFALVHEKEPDGMETKDLLRELTKSTGINLNSTTIDADDESLSEQDGIRALVYSLQQFADEHEDFNVDEIANNYDEIIENTSGKVQKLRTILKDQKFSLVYQPIIDLKTKETHHSEALIRFNDPELHDLQFETICFAEKVGLIHEFDKAIFMQTVEKLEKIIKDDPSIKLAVNMSGKSLSKNVFLQDLLKQLQKYSHLKNHISLEITESSEITNLEQLSEFIDEIRSMGFRVYLDDFGAGAAGFQYLRDLEIDGVKIDGQYVRDALSDKKMRAFLKAIVTLCNDLDIVTIGEWVETSEQEELLQNLNVTYAQGYYYGQPNTGIKQG from the coding sequence ATGGCAAGAATTCCAGATAGGTTTTTAGGGTTTGCCTTTTCAGTAGGTGACATCTTAATTGAAACGGATCGTGATTTTAATATTAAATCAATCGATGGTGCTGCGAGCGATATTGGCCTTTCTAAAGAATTTGATGAAAAAATATGTTTTCTTGATCTAATGAATTCGAATGATCAGAAAGATTTTCTGGCGATTACACTTCCTTTAAAGCCTGCCAATAGAATTGGCCCTGCCAATTTCCGTATTGGTAAAGATAAAGACAGCAAACGTAAATTTTCATTATTCATTAACAAACTGCCTGAATACCCAAACCGTATCTTCATCAGTCTGGTTTCATCATATCGTTTAAACAGAAACAATTCTCGCCAACAGGTTACGGATACAAAATCCGAAACTGAAAATTTATTAGGAAAAATCGAAAACATCCTAACCGAATATCAGGGTCAGGATAAAAACCTGAATATCACCTTGATGGAAACAAAGGATACAGAGAATCTAAAAGAACAGGATCTGGATAATTTAAATCACCTGCTAAAGAAATATTCTACAGGTGGCAATACAGCCGGAAGATTAGCCGATAATAGATTTGCGCTGGTTCATGAAAAAGAACCGGACGGCATGGAAACCAAGGATTTGTTAAGGGAACTGACCAAATCAACAGGGATAAACCTAAATTCCACGACCATTGATGCCGATGACGAGAGCTTAAGTGAACAAGACGGTATTCGCGCTCTCGTTTATAGTCTTCAGCAATTTGCAGATGAACATGAAGATTTCAACGTTGATGAAATCGCAAATAATTATGATGAAATTATTGAAAACACATCAGGTAAAGTTCAAAAGTTAAGAACTATTTTAAAAGATCAAAAATTCTCGCTTGTCTATCAACCGATAATTGACCTTAAAACCAAGGAAACACATCATTCAGAAGCACTGATTAGGTTTAATGACCCTGAATTACATGACTTACAATTTGAAACCATTTGTTTTGCGGAAAAAGTTGGATTGATCCATGAATTTGACAAAGCGATATTCATGCAAACGGTAGAAAAACTAGAAAAAATTATAAAAGACGATCCTTCCATAAAATTAGCCGTTAACATGTCAGGAAAATCGCTTTCCAAGAACGTATTTTTACAAGATTTATTAAAACAGCTTCAGAAATACAGCCATTTAAAAAATCACATCTCACTGGAAATTACTGAGTCATCCGAAATTACTAACTTAGAACAATTATCTGAATTTATTGATGAAATCAGATCAATGGGTTTTCGAGTATATCTTGATGATTTTGGTGCGGGTGCTGCTGGTTTCCAATATTTACGTGATCTGGAAATTGATGGTGTTAAAATCGACGGACAATATGTTAGAGATGCCCTAAGCGATAAAAAAATGCGCGCCTTTTTAAAAGCAATCGTTACGCTTTGTAATGACCTGGATATTGTTACGATCGGCGAATGGGTTGAAACATCCGAACAAGAAGAACTGCTTCAAAACCTGAATGTTACCTATGCGCAGGGTTATTACTACGGTCAGCCGAACACAGGTATCAAACAAGGGTGA
- a CDS encoding aldehyde dehydrogenase family protein, giving the protein MIDYLKFYINGEWVDPVTPNTADVINPATEEAFTKISMGSKADVDKAVAAAKAAFPVFSKWSVEERIALLERIIELYESRLEEVAQAITAEMGAPITLSREDQAAVGTSHFQATLDALKNFEFEKEDDGAILRYEPIGVCGLITPWNWPMNQVGAKVAPAIAAGCTVVLKPSEIAPLDAMILADIMEEAGLPAGVFNLVNGYGPEVGEAMSSHPDIHMMSFTGSTRGGIAVAKASADSVKRVAQELGGKSPNIILRDADIAQAVYDGVIFCMDNSGQSCNAPTRMLVPNESMDIAIEAARKAAESLKVGDPLDETTDLGPVVSDVQFEKIQGLIQKGIDEGATLVTGGTRRPDHLSKGYYVKVTVFANVNNDMSIAREEIFGPVIALLGYDTEEEAIDIANDTEYGLAGYISSNDMDHARDVAKQIRAGQIKINLKSGGQKVPFGGYKQSGNGRENGVWGFHDYLEIKAITGI; this is encoded by the coding sequence ATGATAGACTATTTGAAATTTTACATTAATGGCGAATGGGTTGATCCCGTAACCCCAAACACAGCCGATGTTATTAACCCCGCAACCGAAGAAGCATTCACGAAAATCAGCATGGGATCAAAAGCCGATGTTGATAAGGCCGTTGCCGCTGCCAAGGCCGCCTTCCCCGTATTTTCAAAATGGTCTGTGGAGGAACGCATCGCGCTTTTGGAACGCATCATTGAATTATACGAAAGCCGATTAGAAGAAGTCGCCCAAGCTATCACCGCTGAAATGGGCGCGCCCATCACCCTTTCCCGTGAAGATCAGGCAGCCGTCGGCACAAGCCACTTTCAAGCAACACTTGATGCGCTTAAAAATTTCGAATTTGAAAAAGAAGATGACGGCGCCATCCTTCGTTATGAACCAATCGGCGTCTGCGGATTAATCACGCCATGGAACTGGCCAATGAACCAGGTTGGTGCAAAGGTTGCACCAGCAATCGCCGCCGGATGCACCGTCGTTTTAAAACCAAGTGAAATCGCGCCTCTCGATGCCATGATCCTCGCTGACATTATGGAAGAAGCAGGTCTTCCCGCTGGTGTCTTTAATCTTGTAAACGGATATGGCCCCGAAGTTGGTGAAGCCATGTCATCACACCCAGACATTCATATGATGTCCTTTACCGGGTCCACCCGTGGCGGTATCGCCGTTGCAAAGGCATCAGCCGACAGCGTCAAACGCGTTGCACAAGAACTGGGCGGCAAATCACCGAATATCATCCTAAGGGACGCTGACATCGCACAGGCCGTTTATGACGGCGTTATTTTCTGTATGGATAACAGCGGTCAATCCTGTAACGCGCCAACCCGTATGCTGGTACCGAACGAAAGCATGGACATCGCCATAGAAGCCGCCCGTAAGGCAGCAGAAAGCCTTAAGGTCGGTGATCCACTGGATGAAACAACCGACCTCGGTCCCGTGGTCAGCGACGTTCAGTTTGAAAAAATTCAAGGTCTTATTCAAAAAGGCATCGACGAAGGAGCAACCCTTGTCACCGGCGGCACCAGAAGACCGGATCACCTTTCAAAAGGTTATTATGTAAAAGTAACCGTCTTTGCCAATGTGAATAACGATATGTCCATCGCCCGCGAAGAAATATTCGGCCCTGTCATCGCCCTTCTTGGTTATGATACAGAGGAAGAAGCCATCGACATCGCCAATGATACCGAATACGGCCTTGCGGGTTATATCAGTTCAAACGATATGGATCACGCCCGTGATGTGGCGAAGCAAATCCGCGCGGGTCAGATTAAAATCAACCTAAAAAGCGGCGGTCAAAAAGTTCCGTTCGGTGGGTATAAACAATCCGGAAACGGCCGTGAAAATGGCGTATGGGGTTTCCATGATTACCTTGAAATTAAGGCAATTACTGGTATTTAA
- a CDS encoding HU family DNA-binding protein, giving the protein MKKIITVIMCLGLLGSISSANAMNKAELIDALASNSGLNKKQATEAVNVIFAEINRAVARGERVMLPKFGTFAPAEDRTKGAIFIPETAMKVRPSIKRRSTN; this is encoded by the coding sequence ATGAAAAAAATTATTACCGTTATTATGTGTTTGGGTCTGTTAGGAAGTATTAGTTCCGCGAACGCCATGAATAAGGCTGAACTTATTGATGCTCTGGCGTCAAATAGCGGCCTTAATAAGAAACAAGCTACAGAGGCTGTGAATGTAATTTTTGCGGAAATAAACCGTGCTGTAGCACGTGGCGAGCGCGTTATGCTTCCGAAATTTGGAACGTTTGCACCCGCAGAAGATAGAACAAAAGGGGCGATATTTATTCCAGAAACAGCAATGAAGGTTAGACCATCTATTAAACGACGGAGTACTAATTAA
- a CDS encoding sodium:solute symporter family protein has product MDVQTLTYIIVGATFALYIGIAIWAKAGTTDDFYVAGHHVPPLANGMATAADWMSAASFISMAGLISFMGRDGSMYLMGWTGGYVLLALLLAPYLRKFGQFTVPDFVGDRYYSDAARTVAVICALFISFTYVAGQMRGVGIVFSRFLEVDITAGVLIGMSIVFFYAVLGGMKGITYTQVAQYCVLIFAFMVPAIFISILMTGNPVPQLGFGSELADGSGYLLDKLNGLSVELGFGEYTAGNKSTFDMFCIVAALMVGTAGLPHVIVRFFTVPKVRDARLSAGYALVLIAILYTTAPAVSSFARLNLIDTVSNAEYQATPQWFKNWEAIDLIAWRDKNGDGKIQYTAGNAFEGKPDFRDGTGPSGERLLRNQDGPSANELYIDQDIMVLANPEIAELPDWVVALVVAGGLAAALSTAAGLLLVISTSVAHDLFKKMLLPNITDKQELMFARMAVAIAVLIAGYFGINPPGFVAQVVAFAFGLAASTFFPIILMGIFYKRMNKEGAITGMVTGLVFTSLYIIYFKFIDPSANTSEHWWLGVSPEGAGTLGMMLNFVVAFVVSKMTNEPPKEVQGMIERIRVPRG; this is encoded by the coding sequence ATGGATGTTCAAACCCTGACTTACATCATCGTGGGCGCCACATTCGCGCTTTATATCGGTATTGCCATCTGGGCCAAGGCGGGCACGACAGATGATTTTTATGTGGCGGGCCACCATGTGCCGCCGCTAGCAAACGGTATGGCGACCGCTGCCGACTGGATGAGTGCCGCAAGCTTCATTTCCATGGCGGGATTGATTTCATTCATGGGCCGTGATGGTTCCATGTATTTAATGGGCTGGACGGGTGGATATGTGTTGCTCGCGTTATTGCTGGCACCATATTTGCGTAAATTCGGCCAATTCACCGTGCCGGATTTTGTCGGCGACCGATATTATTCCGATGCGGCCAGAACCGTTGCGGTAATATGTGCGCTGTTTATTTCATTTACCTATGTCGCGGGGCAAATGCGCGGTGTGGGGATTGTGTTTTCCAGATTTCTTGAGGTCGATATCACAGCAGGCGTGCTGATCGGTATGTCGATTGTGTTTTTCTATGCGGTTCTTGGGGGAATGAAGGGGATTACCTATACCCAGGTGGCGCAATATTGCGTTTTAATTTTCGCCTTTATGGTGCCGGCAATATTCATTTCGATCCTGATGACAGGGAACCCTGTGCCGCAACTTGGCTTTGGATCGGAACTGGCCGATGGATCGGGTTATCTGCTTGATAAACTAAACGGACTGTCGGTGGAACTGGGGTTTGGTGAATATACGGCGGGGAATAAATCCACATTTGATATGTTTTGTATTGTTGCGGCGTTAATGGTTGGTACGGCGGGTTTGCCGCATGTGATCGTGCGATTTTTCACGGTGCCAAAGGTCCGTGACGCAAGGCTTTCTGCCGGATATGCGCTTGTGTTAATCGCGATCCTTTATACAACCGCGCCTGCGGTTTCCAGCTTCGCACGACTTAACCTGATTGATACAGTATCGAACGCAGAATATCAGGCAACACCACAGTGGTTCAAAAACTGGGAAGCCATCGACCTAATCGCGTGGCGCGATAAAAACGGCGACGGCAAAATCCAATATACGGCTGGGAACGCATTCGAAGGAAAGCCGGATTTCCGTGACGGTACTGGCCCAAGTGGCGAACGTCTATTAAGAAACCAAGACGGGCCAAGCGCCAATGAATTATATATCGATCAGGATATCATGGTGCTTGCCAATCCGGAAATTGCAGAGCTTCCTGATTGGGTGGTGGCCCTTGTGGTTGCGGGCGGTCTTGCGGCGGCTCTATCGACGGCGGCGGGTTTACTGCTGGTGATTTCAACATCGGTGGCCCATGATTTGTTCAAAAAAATGCTGCTGCCGAATATTACCGATAAACAAGAATTAATGTTCGCGCGGATGGCGGTGGCCATTGCCGTGTTAATCGCCGGGTATTTCGGTATCAATCCCCCGGGTTTTGTGGCGCAAGTGGTGGCATTCGCATTTGGCCTTGCCGCATCAACATTCTTCCCGATTATCCTGATGGGGATATTCTATAAACGCATGAACAAAGAAGGCGCCATCACCGGCATGGTCACGGGGTTAGTGTTCACGAGCCTCTATATCATCTATTTTAAATTCATCGATCCATCCGCGAATACGTCTGAGCACTGGTGGCTCGGCGTTTCACCAGAAGGGGCAGGGACGCTTGGCATGATGCTTAACTTTGTTGTGGCCTTTGTGGTTAGTAAAATGACCAATGAGCCACCGAAAGAGGTTCAGGGCATGATCGAAAGGATTAGGGTGCCACGGGGATAG